A portion of the Bombus pascuorum chromosome 8, iyBomPasc1.1, whole genome shotgun sequence genome contains these proteins:
- the LOC132909916 gene encoding uncharacterized protein LOC132909916, translated as MAVIKLSVILLCSILCIIFFCGLVAGEVYPYPGDCRKYQHCDGSGCFVLECGTGTEFNPNIGTCDYPLQNRQDCMQRG; from the exons ATGGCTGTTATCAAGCTCTCTGTAATCCTGCTGTGCAGCATTCTTTGTATCATCTTCTTTTGTGGATTAGTGGCC gGGGAAGTTTATCCATACCCAGGCGACTGTAGAAAGTACCAACATTGTGATGGTAGCGGTTGTTTCGTTTTGGAGTGTGGCACAGGGACGGAATTTAATCCAAACATCGGCACCTGCGACTATCCTCTCCAAAATCGTCAGGATTGTATGCAACGTGGATAA
- the LOC132909904 gene encoding cytochrome c oxidase assembly protein COX18, mitochondrial isoform X2 yields MNVRIFKKIQLDFKCNSSIFVKHPRSIYYISNVSPLNVYKNHFLNSKVSMGYFSNKRNFSNTQNAVSHQYLYPKVFQRSLLCNKDVVLTSKIPSNCYPTAINSIRQYSNSGPTVINEAIKYNGGIFQMISESITVEWITEAFRYMHYQTGLPWWASIILTTVITRTFINLPLNILDIHNKAKIENLKGEMMDIVEKVRRNVDREVVSSQLSPARAIALYTREISNEQKRLYIRDNCHPFKSVAMLLLQAPIWISFSVAVRNMCYVLPQINPATVKDFQGLTTGGFGWIQNLVDIDHFFILPILFGFSHLVTMEVNYVLFNIKDSRFNRIYKNFCRVLIVCFVPIMACLPSCLSLFWISNNCYGLLQNLVLLSPKVRKLLRIPKTNSDFRHPYKELHKRLLVSIF; encoded by the exons ATGAATgtacgaatatttaaaaaaattcaattggattttaaatgtaatagcagtatttttgtaaaacatcctcgttctatttattatatttccaatGTTTCTCCCCTAAATGTGTATaagaatcattttttaaatagtaaaGTATCAAtgggatatttttcaaacaagcggaatttttcaaatacacAAAACGCTGTTTCGCATCAGTACCTCTATCCAAAAGTATTTCAAAGGTCATTACTATGTAACAAGGATGTAGTACTAACTTCAAAAATTCCTAGCAACTGTTATCCTACTGCTATAAATAGTATTAgacaatattcaaattcagGACCCACAGTTATAAATGAAGCTATTAAATACAATGGTGGCATTTTCCAAATGATATCTGAAAGTATAACTGTAGAATGGATCACCGAAGCTTTTAGATATATGCATTATCAAACAGGTTTACCATGGTGGGCAAGTATCATACTTACCACAGTTATTACAAGAACATTTATAAATCTACCATTAAATATACTCGAT ATTCACAATAAGGCCAAAATAGAAAACTTGAAAGGAGAAATGATGGATATTGTGGAGAAAGTAAGAAGAAATGTGGATAGGGAAGTGGTATCGTCCCAATTGAGTCCAGCACGTGCGATTGCTTTATATACACGCGAG ATTTCTAACGAAcaaaaaagattatatataagaGACAATTGTCATCCATTTAAAAGCGTTGCAATGCTATTATTGCAAGCACCAATATGGATAAGTTTCTCAGTTGCAGTAAGGAATATGTGTTATGTATTGCCTCAAATAAATCCTG CCACCGTAAAGGATTTCCAAGGATTGACTACTGGTGGTTTTGGATGGATACAAAATCTTGTAGACATAGATCACTTTTTTATATTACCTATACTTTTTGGATTTTCTCACTTAGTTACAATGGAA gtaaattatgtattatttaatataaaggaTTCAAGATTTAACAGAATATACAAGAATTTCTGTAGAGTACTCATTGTTTGTTTTGTGCCTATCATGGCATGCTTACCATCG tGTTTATCCTTGTTTTGGATTAGCAATAATTGCTATGGACTGTTACAAAATTTAGTACTCCTATCTCCAAAAGTCCGTAAGCTACTCAGAATACCTAAAACTAATTCTGACTTTCGGCATCCATATAAAGAATTACATAAACGGTTATTAg tgtctatcttttaa
- the LOC132909904 gene encoding cytochrome c oxidase assembly protein COX18, mitochondrial isoform X1: protein MNVRIFKKIQLDFKCNSSIFVKHPRSIYYISNVSPLNVYKNHFLNSKVSMGYFSNKRNFSNTQNAVSHQYLYPKVFQRSLLCNKDVVLTSKIPSNCYPTAINSIRQYSNSGPTVINEAIKYNGGIFQMISESITVEWITEAFRYMHYQTGLPWWASIILTTVITRTFINLPLNILDIHNKAKIENLKGEMMDIVEKVRRNVDREVVSSQLSPARAIALYTREISNEQKRLYIRDNCHPFKSVAMLLLQAPIWISFSVAVRNMCYVLPQINPATVKDFQGLTTGGFGWIQNLVDIDHFFILPILFGFSHLVTMEVNYVLFNIKDSRFNRIYKNFCRVLIVCFVPIMACLPSCLSLFWISNNCYGLLQNLVLLSPKVRKLLRIPKTNSDFRHPYKELHKRLLGKFSLTRSIGKA, encoded by the exons ATGAATgtacgaatatttaaaaaaattcaattggattttaaatgtaatagcagtatttttgtaaaacatcctcgttctatttattatatttccaatGTTTCTCCCCTAAATGTGTATaagaatcattttttaaatagtaaaGTATCAAtgggatatttttcaaacaagcggaatttttcaaatacacAAAACGCTGTTTCGCATCAGTACCTCTATCCAAAAGTATTTCAAAGGTCATTACTATGTAACAAGGATGTAGTACTAACTTCAAAAATTCCTAGCAACTGTTATCCTACTGCTATAAATAGTATTAgacaatattcaaattcagGACCCACAGTTATAAATGAAGCTATTAAATACAATGGTGGCATTTTCCAAATGATATCTGAAAGTATAACTGTAGAATGGATCACCGAAGCTTTTAGATATATGCATTATCAAACAGGTTTACCATGGTGGGCAAGTATCATACTTACCACAGTTATTACAAGAACATTTATAAATCTACCATTAAATATACTCGAT ATTCACAATAAGGCCAAAATAGAAAACTTGAAAGGAGAAATGATGGATATTGTGGAGAAAGTAAGAAGAAATGTGGATAGGGAAGTGGTATCGTCCCAATTGAGTCCAGCACGTGCGATTGCTTTATATACACGCGAG ATTTCTAACGAAcaaaaaagattatatataagaGACAATTGTCATCCATTTAAAAGCGTTGCAATGCTATTATTGCAAGCACCAATATGGATAAGTTTCTCAGTTGCAGTAAGGAATATGTGTTATGTATTGCCTCAAATAAATCCTG CCACCGTAAAGGATTTCCAAGGATTGACTACTGGTGGTTTTGGATGGATACAAAATCTTGTAGACATAGATCACTTTTTTATATTACCTATACTTTTTGGATTTTCTCACTTAGTTACAATGGAA gtaaattatgtattatttaatataaaggaTTCAAGATTTAACAGAATATACAAGAATTTCTGTAGAGTACTCATTGTTTGTTTTGTGCCTATCATGGCATGCTTACCATCG tGTTTATCCTTGTTTTGGATTAGCAATAATTGCTATGGACTGTTACAAAATTTAGTACTCCTATCTCCAAAAGTCCGTAAGCTACTCAGAATACCTAAAACTAATTCTGACTTTCGGCATCCATATAAAGAATTACATAAACGGTTATTAggcaaattttctttaacgcGATCCATAGGAAAAGCATAG